GCGCGACCAGGCCGCCCATCCGGCACACGACCAGCAGGAACAGCACCGCCGAGCTGATCGCGATGGCCGGCCAGTCGATGGCCGCCGGGTGGGCGAAGCCCTGCACGGTCAGCACGGCCGGCGCGAGCAGTGAGGCGGCGGCGAGCAGGGTGAGCCGTCCGCGGGTGAACCGTTCGGCCCGGTCCGGGGCGACCTCGGACAGCGCCCGCATCGACGGGTGCAGCGCGGCCGCGCCCCACAGCAGGTACATCAGGATCCAGCCGAAGTCGAGTACGCCGTCGGTGTAGACGGTGAACATGTTGACGGTGGCGTAGCCGACGTCGCTGACCAGCTGGGCGCCGATCGCGGCCATCAGCAGCCGGTAGCTGGTGGTCCGCGCGCCCGGCGTGGTGGCCAGCCGGACCACCATGACGAGCAGCAGCAGATCACCCGCCGGGTACGCGAGCGCGACCAGCCGTTGCAGCACGGTGAGCGATTCGTCCGCGGCGATCGGCCGCATCAGGAACGACCAGGCCAGCAGCGCGAGTCCGGTGGAGACGATGGCCGCGTCCAGCAGCCCGGCCCGGTCCCGCCCGGAGATCCGGCCCGCGATGAGCCGGTACGCCCCGGCCGCGAAGACCGGGTAGGCGAGCAGGTAGGGCACGTCCGCCGGGGCCGGGAAGCTGTCCCAGCCGAGCACGAAGTACTGCACCTGGTAGACGACGTCGCCGAGCGCCCACAGCGTGAGCCCGGCGGCGAACAGGTACCAGGGCATCACCCGCTCCGGCCGGTTCCGCCGGACGCCCAGCACGATCAGGGTGGCGGCGGCCAGCCCGAACAGGTTGTACACGGCCCAACTCCACGGACTCTCGGCCGGCAGCGAACGGTAGACGGCGGCCAGCAGCCCGCCACCGAGCAGCCACCACTGCCAGCCGGCCATCCGGCGTACGAGACTCATGGGTGGTTCATCGGCCGCGCGCCCGTGGACGTGAACGACTCCGGCGGAGAGCCACGTCACGCCGGCGGCTCAGTCCCAGACGACGATGTTGCGGCGGACCGGGGCCGTGCCGCCGTTGGAGGCGAACAGCTCGGGGGAGCGGGCGCGGATGCGTTCGACGTCGGCGAAGACGGCGCGCAGGTGGTGGCGCATGGCGGTGCGGGCGGCGGGCAGGTCGCGGCGGCGGACCGCGTCGAGGATGGCGCGGTGCTGGTCCGCGTTGACCGCGGGCGGGGTGGCGTCGTGCAGGCCGAGGCGGCGGGCGCGGTCGAGGTGGCCCTTGGCGGCGCTGACCGTGGCCCAGGCGGCGCCGTGCCCGCTGAGTCTGAGCAGGCCGTGGTGGAAGTCCTCGTCGAGCGCGAAGAAGTCCTCGACGGTGATGCCGGGACGGTCCTGGCGGCGCAGGTTGTCCTCGAGGTCGTCGAGCAGCGCCGGGTCGAGGTCCGGCGGCAGGTCGTCGAGCGCGGTCAGTTCGACGGCCTCGCGGATGAACTGGGCGTCGGCGACCCGGACCGGGTCGACCCGCGAGACGAACGAGCCGACCTGCGGGAACACCTGGACCAGGCCTTCCTCGGCGAGCAGGATCAGGCTCTCCCGGACCGGGGTGCGGCTGACGCCGAGCGCGGCGGCGAGCTCGTTCTCGCTGAGCGCGGCGCCGGGCGGCAGCTCCATGGTGAGGACCTTCCGGCGCAGCGTCGCATAGACCGTCTGCCGGTTTGTCCGTTTACGCCCGTCGGTCGCCACGGCTCCCAGCATAGGTGAACCGAATGCTTGACTTTCTGACCGACCACCACTTGTATACAAGTACCTGCTTACAAGCGCGTAACAAGGGAGTGATCCGGTGGCAACGATCGAACGGGTCGAGGTGCTGGTGACGTCGCCGGGCCGCAACTTCGTCACGCTGCGCATCACCACCTCGGACGGGGTGACCGGCCTCGGCGACGCCACGCTCAACGGGCGCGAGCTGGCCGTCGCCTCCTACCTCGAGGACCACCTGGCGCCGCTGCTGATCGGCCGCGACCCGGCCCGCATCGAGGACACCTGGCAGTACCTCTACAAGGGCGCCTACTGGCGGCGCGGGCCGGTCACGATGACCGCGATCGCGGCGGTGGACGTCGCGCTGTGGGACATCAAGGGCAAGGTCGCCGGGCTGCCGGTCTACCAGCTGCTCGGCGGCCGCTCCCGGGACGGCGTGCTGGTCTACTGCCACGCCAGCGGCACCGACGTCGAGGAGCTGCTCGACGACGTCGCCCGCTACCAGGAGCAGGGCTTCCAGGCGATCCGCGCGCAGGCCGCGGTGCCCGGGCTGAGCGGCAGCTACGGCGTGCGCAAGGGGCAGCTCTACGAGCCGGCCGCCACCCACCTGCCGGACGAGCAGGCCTGGAGCACCGAGGCGTACCTCGACTTCGCGCCCGGCTACCTGGCGAAGGTGCGTGACCGTTTCGGGTTCGGCTTCCACCTGCTGCACGACGTTCACCACCGGCTCACCCCGATCGAGGCGGCCCGGTTCGGCCGGAGCGTCGAGGAGCTGCGGCTGTTCTGGATGGAGGACCCGACGCCGGCCGAGAACCAGGAGGCGTTCCGGCTGATCCGGCAGCACACCACCACGCCGATCGCGACCGGCGAGGTGCTCAACTCGATCTGGGACGTGCAGGGCCTGATCACCGAGCAGCTCATCGACTACGTGCGCACCACGGTCGTGCACGCGGGCGGCATCACGCACCTGCGCCGGATCTTCGACCTGGCCGCGCTCTACGGCGTGCGGACCGGCTCGCACGGCGCCACCGACCTGTCGCCGGTGACCGTGGCCGCGGCCGTGCACGTGGACGTCTCCGTGCCGAACTTCGGCATCCAGGAGCACATGGGCCACACCGCGGAGACGTACGAGGTGTTCCGCGGCACGCCCCGGCTGGCGAACGGCATGCTGTACCCGTCGGACGAGCCGGGGCTGGGCATCAGCTACGACGACGAGGTGGCCGCGCGCTTCCCGTACGACGCGAAGTACCTGCCGGTCGCGCGGCGCCTCGACGGCTCGATGCACGACTGGTGACGCGCGTGCTGCTCTCCAGGGCCACGATGACGGATCTCGCGCCACCGGCCGCCCCGCGCATCCTCCACTTCGGACTGGGCGCGTTCCACCGCGCGCACCAGGCCGTGTGGACCGAGGCGGTCGCGGCGCGCACCGGCGAACCGTGGGGCATCGTGGCGGTCGCGCCCCGCTCCCGGGACACCGTGGCGGCACTGCGCGCCCAGGACCACCTCTACTCGGTGATCACAAAAAATCCGGACCACGCGGCGGTACGGGTGTGTGGCGCGCTCTCCGGCGCGCTGCACCTGGCCGACGACGCGGCCGAGGTCGCGCGGCTGCTGACCGCGACCGAGACGACCGTGGTCACGCTGACGATCACCGAGAAGGGCTACTTCCGTACCCCTGACGGGCATCTAGATCTCCAGACCGACCACGGGAGTACGGTGGTGGGCGCACTGACCCGGGGACTGCGGGCCCGGCACGCCGCCGGTGGCGCGCCGCTCACCGTGATCTCCTGCGACAACATGGCCGCGAACGGTGCCGCGCTGCACGGCGTGGTCCGCGACCTCGCGATCGCGACCGGCGCCCCCGACGACTTCCTCACCTGGCTGGGCACCGGCGTGGCCTGGCCGTCGACCGTGGTGGACCGGATCGTACCCGCGACGGTGGCCGGTGACCGTGACGTCGCGGAGGCCGCGCTCGGCCTGCGCGACGAGATGCCGGTCGCGGCCGAGCCGTACCGGATGTGGGTCATCGAGGACACGTTCGCCGCGGACCGGCCGCGCTGGGAACTCGACGGCGCGCTGATCGTCCCGGACGTCACCCCCTACCAGCTGACCAAGCTGCGGCTGCTCAACGGCGCGCACTCCGCGCTGGCCTACCTCGGCGCGGCCGCCGGCCTGACCACGATCGCGGACACGATGGACACCGAGTGGGGCCCGCGCCTGGTCCGGCGGCTCGCGGCCGAGGTCGGGCCCACGCTGCCGGCCGGCGGCCCGGACCCGGCCGAGTACGCGGACAGCCTGGTCGACCGGTTCGGCAACCCGGGCATCCGGCACTCGCTGCGGCAGATCGCCACCGACGGGTCCCGCAAGCTTCCGGAGCGCTGGTTCGGCGTGCTGCGCGCGACCGGTGCCCCGATCCTCGAACTGGCGCTGGCCGGCTGGGTGCACGCCACCCGCCCGGACGCCGCCGCACCCGACCCCCTCGGCGCCGACCTGGCGCACTCCTGGGGAATTTATCGCGATTTATCAGATCTGGTCGCCGCTCAGCTCCGGCTGGCCGGCGCACCTGATCTCGCCGACCGCACCGAGCTCGTGAACTCGGTCGCGGCGCGGCTGCCCGCCCTCCGTGACGGGCGCATCGAATTCTGACGTTCTCTCCCGGTTTGACGTTACGACGGAGTTCCAGATGACCGATACATCCGCTGCACCCACGCCGGCCACGCCGGTCACGCGCAGCACCAAGGACCTCACCCGGGCCGCCGTGTCCGGGTGGCTCGGCACGGCCATGGAGTTCATGGACTTCCAGCTGTACTCGCTGGCCGCCGCGATCGTGTTCAACCAGATCTTCTTCCCGGACGTCTCGCCCGCGATCGGCCTGATCGCGGCGATGGCCACCTACGGCGTCGGCTACGTGGCCCGGCTCGCCGGTGCGATCTACTTCGGCCGGATGGGCGACCGGATCGGCCGCAAACGCGTCCTGTTCATCACCATCGCGATGATGGGCGCGTCGACCACGCTGATCGGCGTGCTGCCCACCTACGCCACGATCGGCATCCTCGCGCCGATCCTGCTCGTCGTGCTGCGCCTGGTCCAGGGCTTCGGCGCGGGCGCGGAGATCGCCGGCGCCACCGTCATGCTCGCCGAGTACGCACCGGTCCGCCGGCGCGGCCTGATCGCGTCGCTGGTGTCGCTCGGCACGAACTCCGGCACGCTCGCCGCGTCCGGCCTGTGGGCGATCCTGCTCGCCGTGCTCACCGAGGAACAGCTGCTCAGCTGGGGCTGGCGCCTGCCGTTCCTGCTCAGCTTCGTACTCATGATCTTCGCGGTGTGGATGCGGCGCTCGCTCAAGGAGAGCCCGGTCTTCGAACAGCGCGCCGACGTCGTGGACGGCAAGGCCGTCGCGCTGTCCGCCGTCGACGGCTCCTCGACCGTCGAGGCCGCGCTGCACCAGCGCAAGGGCCGCGCCTTCTTCCTCGCGCTCGGGCTGCGCTTCGGCCAGGCCGGCAACTCCGGCCTGGTGCAGACGTTCCTGGTCGGCTACATCGCCACCGACCTGCTCGTCGACCGCTCGGTGCCGACCACCTCGATCGTCTGGGGTTCGCTGCTCGGCTTCGCGACGGTCCCGCTGATCGGCCTGCTCGGCGACCGGGTCGGCCGGCGCCCGGTGTACATCGGCCTGACCGTGGCGACCATGATCCTGGCCGTACCGCTGCTGCTTCTCATCACCGGCGGCACCACGGCGGGCATCATGGCCGGCATGATCCTCGCGCTGAACGTGGGCGTGCTCGGCCTGTTCTCCCTGGAGAGCGTGACCATGGCCGAGCTGTTCGGGGCCCGCACCCGGTTCACCCAGCTCGCCCTGGCCAAGGAGATCGGCGGCATCCTCGCCACCGCGATCGGCCCGGTCACCGCCGCCGCGCTGACCGCGTGGACCCAGCACTGGTGGCCGATCGCCGCGATGCTCATCGCCTACTCCGCGATCACCCTGGTCGCCGCGCTGCTGTCGCCGGAGACCCGCGGCCGCGACCTGGTCCGGCTGGAGGACGCCCGATGAGGGCCGTCGTCGTGCACGGCCCGCGGGACGTCCGGGTGGACTCGCTCGACGTACCCGCCCCCGGCCCCGGCGAGGTGCGCGTGGCCGTCGAGTGGGGCGGCATCTGCGGCTCCGACGTCTCCTACTACGCACACGGCGCGTCCGGCACCGCCACGGTGCGGCACCCGCTGATCCTCGGCCACGAGATCGCCGGCCGGGTCGCCGCGACCGGCCCCGGCGTCCCGCCCGATCTCGTCGGTGTGCCGGTGGCCGTGCACCCCGCGTCCCCGGCCGGTGAGCTGCCCGCACGGCTCGCCGGCCGGACCAACCTCAACACGCGGGTCCGCTACCTCGGCTCGGCCGCGTTCGACCCGCACACCGACGGCGGCTTCGCCGAGGCCGTCGTCGTCCGCGCCGACCAGCTGCGGCCGCTGCCGGACGGCGTCTCCACCCGGCACGGCGCGCTCGCCGAACCCCTCGCGGTCGCCATGCACGCGGTCTCCCGCGCCGGCGACGTCACCGGCCGGGACGTGCTGGTCAACGGCGCCGGCCCGATCGGCTGCCTGGTCGTGGCCGCGCTCCGCCTCGCCGGCGCGGCCACGGTCACCGCCGCCGACGTGGCCGACGCGCCCCTGGCGACGGCCCGCGCACTCGGCGCCACCGAGGTGATCAACCTGCGGTCCGGCGGCACGCTGCCGTCCGACGCCGAACTCGTCCTCGAGGCCTCCGGCGTGCCGGGCGCACTCGGCGCGGTGCTGGCCGCCACCGCGCGCGGCGGCACGCTGGTCCAGGTCGGCAACCTGCCCGGCACCCCGACCCCGGCCGCGCTCGGCGACCTGGTCACCCGCGAGATCACCTGGATCGGCTCCTACCGCTTCGCCGACGAGATCACCGACGCGGTACGCGCCCTCGCCACCGGCCTCGACCTCGAGCCGCTCATCGCCGCCACCTACGACCTGACCGACGCCCCCGCCGCCCTCGACCGCGCCGCGGCCGGCGGCAGCGGTGGCAAGATCATGCTCCGCCTCGGCTGAGCACGATCCCCCACGCGGTCCCGGACTTGAGCACATCACTCGGGGGAGTCCGGGACCGCGCGGGGCCACTGACAGGTGCGCCCCGGCACCCACCGGCCGCGGGGTCCCGGTATCGGCCGTCGCCACCGGCGTCTCGTCGGCGCCGCCGCGCGCGCCGTTCAGTCCGGTTCGGTGCGGCGACCGGGACGAGGCGCGGCTTCCGCGGTCGTCCCGGATCCGGGTGACAGTGCCGACGGATCCGTTCGAGCACCCAAGCCAAGCCCGCCAGCAGCGCCACCGCGACCAGAGACGGCACGGATCGGGCGATGCGCATCCCCGCGACGGTTGACGTACACGCGGACCGTACTACCGCGCGCCGCCCCCTCGGTCGGTGCGCGACCCGCACGCTCGCCCTCCCACATGTAGGTCGACCGGTACTCGCGCACCGACCCGTGCAGGCCGCGCACGCTCAGCACCGTCGCGCCCGCACGCCCACCGCCCAGCACGGTCTCCAGGTGCACGACGAGGTCGAAGGCGCTTGTCACACAGACGCTCAGCGCGATGAAGGTCACCATCCCCGTGACAGCCCGCCACCGCCACGATTCCACGCCCGCCGTCCTGACCGCTCCGCGCAAATCCCCGCACGAGAGCGGGTCCGAGGGCTTGGCCGAGGGGTCGAGATGCCGTGCCTCTTCTCCAGGTCGGCGGCGACGTCTTCGAGACCGTCGTCGCCGTAGTAGAAGTTGTCCAGCTGCGCTTCGATCTCCGCGGTCGCGTAGTAGTCGACCGGGTCGACGGGCTTGACGCCCACCGATGGCTGCCGCAGCGTCGCGGTGGACAGGTCGGCGACGTAGACGACCTGTCCCGGCAGATCGCCGAGAACGCTGAGTCCTTCGCCCCAGAAGAACAGCAGCTCCCCCGACTCGGGGAAGGGCAGGTCCAGCTGATCGTGGTCCCGCCATGCCGTTCGCGGGTGGCCAGCACCTCAGCCGACCCCCACGGCTGCGGGCCCCGCCGGTGCCTTACCTCAGACCTGAGACCGCATGCCTGCGCCGGCCCCGTCTGTGCTGAACCGGTCCAACCTGCTCATCGAACTCGGACGGGACGTGCACGGCATGCACAGCCCGCCGTCGGCCCGCGTCGCCGGAATGACCGAATCGAAAACCCGTTCGCCGGGACGGCGCGGCGGCGTGTCCGCCCCGGTAGTCTCGCCGCGTGAATCTGAAGGTGATCGAGGGCCGGTTGACCGGGACGCGCGTCGGAGCGGGTGTGGAACGGCGCGCGTTCGGGGAGTTCGTCGGGCCGCGCGGCGAGCTTGCCTCGTATGCGTTCGGCTGGACGACCGGCTCCGATCCCCACGTCGCCCGGCTGACCGTGGGGATCGGGGCCGGCAACCCGGGCGGTGCCAGCTTCCACGCGATCGTCTTCGACGACGAGGGCCGCTACGCCTGTTCGCTCGTCGACGCGCCGTTCGAGCGGGTGCCCGAGGGCGGCGCCGACCTCACCGCGAGCCAGGCTCGCGAGCACGCGGACCTGCCGTTCGTCTGGTGGGTGGTGGACCGGGTCATGGAACGCGACCGGCGCGCGTGGTGGATGACGCACTGGCTGCTGGGCACGACCAGCATCCAGACCGGTGAGGTCTTCGCACGGACCGAGCCGATTCTGTACGTCGGTCACGACGCCGACGACGGACTGTGGCAACTCATCGGCGCGAGCGACGCCGACCCCGCCACGGGCAAGCTCGGCCATCTGCACCACGCCGTCGAACACGACCTCACGCTGCTCGACATCCTCGACCTCGCGCCGGGCGAAAGCGTCTCCCGGACAGCACCGTACGCCCCGTGGACCGCCGAACACTCCTGAACCGGGCGGAACGGCGGCGGGGACGCGACCACGGCGGACCGAAGGCCCGCCTCCGCCGGCGGCAGATCGGGGTGCCCGACGGCGCGGCCGGCCGCTGTTAGGATTCGCTGTGCCGGATCAGCGCGAACCCGAGACCCCGTGCGTCGAGGACGTGCCCCGGACACGGAGCACGCTCGTCGTCATCCGGGGCAACTCGGCCAGCGGGAAGACGACGGCCGCCCGGGAGGTCCGCGCCCGCTACGGGCGTGGAGCCGCGCTGATCGAGCAGGACTATCTGCGCCGCGTGCTGCTGCGCGAGCACGACATCGGCGGCATCGACGCGGCCGCCCCGGCAGTCATCACCGCCACCGCCCGCGCGGCGCTCGAACACGGATACCACGCGATCGTCGAAGGCATGCTGATCGCCTCCCGATACGCCACGGCCCTGCGCGAGCTGATCGCCGGCCATCGCGGCCCGTCACACGTGTTCTACCTGGACGTCAGCCTCCCGGAGACACTACGCCGGCACCGGGGCAAGGACGGTCTGGCCGGCGTCACCGACGAGGACCTACGGTCCTGGTACACCGAGCGGGACCTCCTCGGCGTACCCACCGAGACGGTGATCGACGAGTCGTCGACGTTCGAGGACACGGTCACCACCATCCTGCGCGAGTCCGGTCTCGCCACCGCACCTCAGCTTGCCGCCTGCCCCACCCGCTGCCCGCGCTGCCAGGAGAAGACCCGGACCCCACCGGGCCGCCGATAGACAGCGAACCGCCGGCGACCCGCCCGGCCCCCGGA
This genomic window from Catenuloplanes niger contains:
- a CDS encoding AAA family ATPase, whose product is MPRTRSTLVVIRGNSASGKTTAAREVRARYGRGAALIEQDYLRRVLLREHDIGGIDAAAPAVITATARAALEHGYHAIVEGMLIASRYATALRELIAGHRGPSHVFYLDVSLPETLRRHRGKDGLAGVTDEDLRSWYTERDLLGVPTETVIDESSTFEDTVTTILRESGLATAPQLAACPTRCPRCQEKTRTPPGRR
- a CDS encoding mannitol dehydrogenase family protein; amino-acid sequence: MTRVLLSRATMTDLAPPAAPRILHFGLGAFHRAHQAVWTEAVAARTGEPWGIVAVAPRSRDTVAALRAQDHLYSVITKNPDHAAVRVCGALSGALHLADDAAEVARLLTATETTVVTLTITEKGYFRTPDGHLDLQTDHGSTVVGALTRGLRARHAAGGAPLTVISCDNMAANGAALHGVVRDLAIATGAPDDFLTWLGTGVAWPSTVVDRIVPATVAGDRDVAEAALGLRDEMPVAAEPYRMWVIEDTFAADRPRWELDGALIVPDVTPYQLTKLRLLNGAHSALAYLGAAAGLTTIADTMDTEWGPRLVRRLAAEVGPTLPAGGPDPAEYADSLVDRFGNPGIRHSLRQIATDGSRKLPERWFGVLRATGAPILELALAGWVHATRPDAAAPDPLGADLAHSWGIYRDLSDLVAAQLRLAGAPDLADRTELVNSVAARLPALRDGRIEF
- a CDS encoding L-idonate 5-dehydrogenase, whose protein sequence is MRAVVVHGPRDVRVDSLDVPAPGPGEVRVAVEWGGICGSDVSYYAHGASGTATVRHPLILGHEIAGRVAATGPGVPPDLVGVPVAVHPASPAGELPARLAGRTNLNTRVRYLGSAAFDPHTDGGFAEAVVVRADQLRPLPDGVSTRHGALAEPLAVAMHAVSRAGDVTGRDVLVNGAGPIGCLVVAALRLAGAATVTAADVADAPLATARALGATEVINLRSGGTLPSDAELVLEASGVPGALGAVLAATARGGTLVQVGNLPGTPTPAALGDLVTREITWIGSYRFADEITDAVRALATGLDLEPLIAATYDLTDAPAALDRAAAGGSGGKIMLRLG
- a CDS encoding GntR family transcriptional regulator, which codes for MATDGRKRTNRQTVYATLRRKVLTMELPPGAALSENELAAALGVSRTPVRESLILLAEEGLVQVFPQVGSFVSRVDPVRVADAQFIREAVELTALDDLPPDLDPALLDDLEDNLRRQDRPGITVEDFFALDEDFHHGLLRLSGHGAAWATVSAAKGHLDRARRLGLHDATPPAVNADQHRAILDAVRRRDLPAARTAMRHHLRAVFADVERIRARSPELFASNGGTAPVRRNIVVWD
- the manD gene encoding D-mannonate dehydratase ManD, with translation MATIERVEVLVTSPGRNFVTLRITTSDGVTGLGDATLNGRELAVASYLEDHLAPLLIGRDPARIEDTWQYLYKGAYWRRGPVTMTAIAAVDVALWDIKGKVAGLPVYQLLGGRSRDGVLVYCHASGTDVEELLDDVARYQEQGFQAIRAQAAVPGLSGSYGVRKGQLYEPAATHLPDEQAWSTEAYLDFAPGYLAKVRDRFGFGFHLLHDVHHRLTPIEAARFGRSVEELRLFWMEDPTPAENQEAFRLIRQHTTTPIATGEVLNSIWDVQGLITEQLIDYVRTTVVHAGGITHLRRIFDLAALYGVRTGSHGATDLSPVTVAAAVHVDVSVPNFGIQEHMGHTAETYEVFRGTPRLANGMLYPSDEPGLGISYDDEVAARFPYDAKYLPVARRLDGSMHDW
- a CDS encoding MFS transporter, which codes for MTDTSAAPTPATPVTRSTKDLTRAAVSGWLGTAMEFMDFQLYSLAAAIVFNQIFFPDVSPAIGLIAAMATYGVGYVARLAGAIYFGRMGDRIGRKRVLFITIAMMGASTTLIGVLPTYATIGILAPILLVVLRLVQGFGAGAEIAGATVMLAEYAPVRRRGLIASLVSLGTNSGTLAASGLWAILLAVLTEEQLLSWGWRLPFLLSFVLMIFAVWMRRSLKESPVFEQRADVVDGKAVALSAVDGSSTVEAALHQRKGRAFFLALGLRFGQAGNSGLVQTFLVGYIATDLLVDRSVPTTSIVWGSLLGFATVPLIGLLGDRVGRRPVYIGLTVATMILAVPLLLLITGGTTAGIMAGMILALNVGVLGLFSLESVTMAELFGARTRFTQLALAKEIGGILATAIGPVTAAALTAWTQHWWPIAAMLIAYSAITLVAALLSPETRGRDLVRLEDAR
- a CDS encoding GGDEF domain-containing protein, encoding MSLVRRMAGWQWWLLGGGLLAAVYRSLPAESPWSWAVYNLFGLAAATLIVLGVRRNRPERVMPWYLFAAGLTLWALGDVVYQVQYFVLGWDSFPAPADVPYLLAYPVFAAGAYRLIAGRISGRDRAGLLDAAIVSTGLALLAWSFLMRPIAADESLTVLQRLVALAYPAGDLLLLVMVVRLATTPGARTTSYRLLMAAIGAQLVSDVGYATVNMFTVYTDGVLDFGWILMYLLWGAAALHPSMRALSEVAPDRAERFTRGRLTLLAAASLLAPAVLTVQGFAHPAAIDWPAIAISSAVLFLLVVCRMGGLVARVQDQAAQLRALAHNDQLTGLPNRRAWDLELSREMAKAVRSGAPVAVALIDLDHFKKYNDTHGHPAGDRLLKEAAAAWRERLRPGDLLARYGGEEFGVLLPGVTADEAAVLLDRMRTVTPYGQSFSAGVALWDGHEVPEQLVADADRALYWAKNDGRGRTAVTDGGMSPRGHVGDARRPADEHAPARG